GCATGCTAATACTGAACCAAAAAAGGCTATTAACTCAAGATTATGAATAATGAAAGTATTGACACAATaatttggttacgaagggaaaccctttaaaaaactcttcaagggtaaaaccctacgggacaACCAAACCCATGAAAGcaaattttattgattgaaaatattacaagtaAAACGTTTACAAAAACTTTTGTAATCAGACACGTTTACCCAAGACATACGACCCGCTTGTCTTCTATTGCAGTAGGTGGTCAGAACCTCTAACACTCTCCAATCTTTGTCTTTCCTACTGGAACCTCTAGTGGTCGAATTCGAACACAGCAACTCCCCCTCACACGATCTCTTGAAGTTCTATTCAGATCTTCAAGCTCCCAATGCTTGTGAATATGTGTTGTTGAAGTGTTCAACCCAAACCCTCAGCCGATTCCTCTACAAATAGACAATGTTGTGATTGATTTGGAGAAGGAATTTGTTGACAGGTTTATCCAGAATCTCAGTTAGATACGTTGCTAACGATTTGCGAACATCTCGGACCGGATCACTTTTTCTGGATTGCATTGAATTCAAATAAGCTTCAGTTTCTTCAATAACGCTTGCGCATCTTTATCTCGTTAACTGACTTTTAGACTTGAACTAATATAGGACTCTTGTAAACTcttatcttataatttaaacAAGTTTTGATAAGAGTTACACTACGAGTAGTTATCCTTATTAGATATCCTCTTGTTCAACACTCATCCTTATCAGATGCAATCCTAACATCCTATTAAAACTTACATTCTTCCatgattcaaatttaaatacagACTCATCTAATCTTAGCCAAACATAAATAACATTTACAATTGCTACCAATGCTTTTTGCCAGGATCAAAGAGAAATTGACTAACAACTCCAACAACATGAGTGATAACAGGTGTTATGCACATCACACATTAAGCTACCCACAACTGATGCATAAGGCCattttgcatattttctttctttctctcactTGTAAGACTCTGCTTTGAACTAACATTCAAATAACTTGCAAGTGGAGAACTCACTATTTTTGCCTTGCCCATGTTGAACCTGTCTAGTAACTTCTTGACATAACTCTCTTGAGATAGCCACAACTTGGCGTTCTTTCTATCATGAGAGGTcttcataccaaggatttgttttatGGGCATGAACTCTTTCATTGCAAAAAGTTTGCTCAACATGTCATCCACATTTTGCAAGAGAACAATAAAGTCACCATTAGAGAACTGTTTAATAAACACACAATGATCAAAAGTAGTTTTTATCATAGTCGTGCTTAATCAAAGGAATCAAGTTTCTTATACCACTATCTAGGTGTCTGCTTGAGTCCTTATAAACTCATTTTCAATCGACACACAAGATTGTTTTTGTCCTTTCCTTGAACCCCTCTGGTTGCTCCAAATATATTTCCTCCTCCAATTCACCATAAAGGAAAGCAATCTTCATATCAAACTGTTCAATTTCTAAGTTCATACTGGCAACAAAACCTAAGACAACTTTGAAAGAAGACATTCTTGTGATGATGTCTATGGAGCGAAGCGgttcaatatttttataaggCACCTTAATATAAGAGCTATCTTCCTTCACCCAAGGACCGTGAGGATGAAGAAGTGGATGTTCCTACTAATCGCTCCAGAACAATAAAGTGAAATCACACCAACTACTATGGTCCCTGGCTTGGGTTCATAATCCGCTTATCAGATTGTACTAAAATTGTCACTTTGTGCAAATTCCACTTAACAGAAAGGTAGGGAACATTTATTTGTTCCCAGTGCCcgtcatttattttcttttgtgcaGTACTAGTTTTAATAGGTGTTTGTCGAAAACCCCCATCCACTATTCATATATTCTCAATCTATCTATTAATCAATCTATATAGAGCTTGCttagcaggaaaaaaaaaacactagagTCTAGACTCCATGCAATAGCAAAAATGCAAATTAGTAGGAAGATGCAATGAAAAAAACTCTAAATCCCATTTCCTTTTCACAAGCCATTCAACATTTGCAATgcttattttcatctttcagaACCACATAGCATAAATGTTGGCCTAAATAATTTGCCCAAGGTTACAGATAAGTTATATAGTGTTCCACTCATATAAGAGCTagaataatatagataataaaaagCAAACCACCTAATTTCAATTTGcaagaggaagagaaatgaGCCCATAAAGGGTCAAAGCTAGACATGTTGAAGTAGCAGTAGTTTTGAATGGTATTCTTCCTTTATCATTCCTCAAGACCATGGCTTTGTAAATTGGCAAGGCATTCAGCACTACAAAACCTGCTAAGAACATTTGCAGAAACAGACCCTCCATTTTGCTGCCTCTTAGAGCTTGTACAAGCCCCATAAGAAATGATGCCAAGTTGATAATGGCTGCCGTTATTAGTGGCACAAACATGTTTGATGAGGCTCCAAACTCGAACATACCTTGTCCATATCTTTTGCTTTGTTCATCATCAATCACTTTGTTGGTCAAACCGAAACCATATGTGGAAATCCCTAAACATTTGAGGAAGAACTCAAGGCATCCAAACCCGAAGGCTGAGAGCccccttatcatccacattCTCTGATCATTCCACCACTTTTGGACTGTTCCTTCCTCTATCAAAAATTCAAGGAGATCTTGTCCATAGGCTCCAAGCACAAGAAACACATACAAGATTAAACTAGGCTCTGATAGCTGCAATATATTTTCACCAataagtaaaatctaaatagATGAAAGGTAGAATAATAAAAGGAGAGGCTTAATGTTCAAAAGCctaaccatgaaagcttcttaaaTTTCaaaggcaatatatatatatatatggaaatgtgttactaatatttctctattcttcaGTAATAGTCTTTATTAGTAgctaaataatgaataaaaaaattttgtaacttGTAAAAAGCATACCTTTGGAAATATAGAAAGTCCATGGAGAAGGCATAGTTGGGGGAGAAATGCATAGAGGGTGAGAGGAATAAACCAGGTGGGCCAGAAACAATAATGAGTGTAGGCAAGGCACATAAGAGTGCCCAAAGATCTAGTACCGTAGGTTAATGGACTAAAACTGGAGAAGGCAACTTGGAGATTGCCGATGGACCATCGTTGGACTTGGTTTAGGACATCTTCGAGGCTGATTGGTGCATCACCCAAAAAGGCTGGCCTCTTAGGGTTGCAAAATATGGACCTCCATCCCTCGCAATGTAGCCGAAGCCCGGTGAAGAAGTCCTCTATCAATGTTCCATATCTGAAGCCCACCTATATATCCAATTTATACACCCAATCCATTTATTCTTATTCAAACCACAATTCTCCTTCTGAATTCGTATGCTCTACAAATATCTTGTTATATTAGCATACAATTAAGTAGATTCATATTCTTGcttgtttggatgaattgaatggttcaatacaaagagaaaaatatatagtattaaatggATATCTAGAGTTCAAACTATTAGAAAATCATACTCTTGTTGCATTAAATGTTGTAGAATCTACATTATGcgtctatctctttccaaaaattatatacaattttagttaaaatgttcaatttatttccaattttttaactgggtattttttgtctttttaaaaaACTCTACTTAAttggtttccttttttttttttttttacactagccTTAGGCAATTGCCTAAGTTGGCTAATGGAAGAGCCACCCTGTATAAATAGTAAACTTTTTTACAGAGAGTTTTATGATAAAGTACTGAAATAGTTTAAGGTTTACTATCTGTACTAGTTTGTTTACCTTTTTTAAACCTTCTGCTACTTACGATTCTAAATTTGATCAGATCAGCCTCTATCACCCTCCATTACTATTGACACGTGTAATTTGAACAAAACTATtagaaagctaaaaaaaaaaaaaaaggaggtaaaattgataaataacaaGTCTTGCTTGCTAATAAATTTAATGGTTTAAACTACTCTAGATAAAATGAGCTCAGTTCTCTagtttacacacacacacacacacacacacacacacacatatatatatatatatatataactatggtactaaataataagaaaaagctTACCTCATAACCCCATTTGGTCTTGTACTCATAGTTACACCCTGCAACCTTGTGTGCCAATTCCAAAACCGCTTGGGACTGGATGAATTTGTCCACAACACTGTTGGGGCCAAGTTCAGGGATCTCCGGTGACACAATGGTTGATGGGCCGCCAAAGAAAGCTCGCCGGTTGAAGAAGCATCCAGTTCCCAGATAATCAGGGCCCAACATTCCATCCAATCCCAAGGGATTACAACAAAACATCCGTCTATATTCACTACCATACGTATCGTTCTTGTTGATCCCATTAAATCTTTGAGGGAATTGAACATATGCTAATTGGGACTTGAGTTTAGGGTCTAATAGGTAACAAAATGCACGAAGAGGTGTTCGTGGGTCATTAGAATACATGTCACAATCCAAGTTGAGGATTATAGGTGCATTGGTCATTGTGGCTGACACTCGAAGCTTCATTACATGAtgacaaagagaaaacaaaattataaatacatgaaaattaattacaaaaaatttttaattggaAATAAAATTGTGGAGCATTTTGGTGGTAGTAGATACAGGAAATTAAGCTTACCATGACGTTGAGGGCACCTCCCTTGAAATTGTGGGATGAAGTCTTGCTCTTTTCCCTAGAGACATAGATGAGGTTTGGCATCAAATGGTTGGTCGCGTCTTTGTTTTTGCCACTCTCTAATAAGACCTACCCATGATTGATTTAAGCTTCCAATTAATATCTAATTAGgaactaataaaattaatatgataaggAAAATGCTTTTTGTACTTAAAAGTTTTACTTACATAACAATATGTATTGACGTGTCAGTTATTGATATGCCAAAGATTAtggaatttaaaatttaaaattttaatttaaaaagaaaactgatAAAATGAGTCTTATACGtaagattgtaaataaaattgtaagtaaATGTAGCACTACTCATAGTATAAATGTTGGTACCTGAATGATACTGGGATGATCTTGGTGGGTAAATCCATGATTTGTCCATTTGCTGAAAGCCTTGCGCTCTATCTCCTCAGTGATATACTCTTCCCCAACTTTCCCTTTCTCAAGGACTTTCTCTACCCTTTCTTTCATGCTTTCATACATTTTCTGTGATATCGTACATTGAGAACAAGAGGAGTACTAGTCAATTAATAAATGAATTGATAATGAGATAATCACATTAACCCAACGAAATCAGACACAAAGTTTCTCAATATAAAGAAGAGAATGAAATATAAGGAAATTAAGGGATGATGGGAATATCATCATGACTATCAACAATATTCAATAATTGAGGCATTGATTAATGCCtaaagaataattctatttgaaaatttttacacCAAACACCATtcatatgacataatttgatttggaatatacatcttaaattttaaatattacacatcaaattatactatatagatggtgtgtggtgtaaaaGCCTTTAAATACCACTActcttatatagttataaatgtCATGTGATTAAGCATATAATATGCGAAACATGGTAGGTGACATTAATAGGTGTGGCAACATTAACAtaaactcccccccccccccccccccccccccgaccaaaaaaaaaaacttaccctTTAATTTTTCTCGCTAAATTTATGATTGGAAATGTCCAAATAAGCTTTGCATAAAAAAGAGAAACTAAAAACGATAATTATTGTTGAGAAGGGGATTTAGCTCCCTACTTGGGCAGTGTCAGGTTTGGCCCCCCTCAGGGCCCAAACTAGCCAGTAGATAGCCCAGTACAAAACTAGTGAAGGGAAGAGATTGAGCTGGGCCCGAGGCAGCCCTTCAGATGTGTTGCTGGTCGCGTCACCCGATCAAACCACTACCCACATCACTGGACAAGCAGGCACGCTGCATTAAATGGTCTGGGAAGCCAGCACTCAATGACAGAGCCAGACTTCCACTCACCACTGTGGACAAGGTAATGCGCACACCTCCCACCTCTGACTTGCCGTAGTGGACACTCTGGTGGCCTACGCACAATGTGGCCAAGCAACAGTTGACATAACAAGGGTGGAAACTTGCCACTAAAATAGTGTCTCATACACCCTTCTATGATCTGCTAGTAGTGGGCTGGGACCACCATGATCGAGTATATAAACATGTCCCAGGTTCAGGTAAGACTCTCTAAACACCCTCCTTGTACATTCACACCCCAAGAGATAATTCTAACTTAGGCATTGGAGGTGTCCTACGCCAGCCCGAGCCCTTATCTCCTTGGGTCTCGGAGTTCTCATGGAAGAATTGCTAAGGTGCCCAGTCTATGAAACACTGAGGTTGTACAAAAATCTATGAAATCAACCTTCGTCGATGTGAACATGCCGCCTGAGTTTAGAATCGGCTGAATCCGGTAAAGAACCAGTCGGCCGGTAGTAGGAACTTAATTAAACCGAGCTTGACCAGTTGGATCCCGATTTGAACAGATTCAAACAGTCGAACTGgctgatataatatatatatatatagatctttTGTATATATCTTAGGTAAAACAGCGCCATTTCATTTAAGTGAAATGGCGTCATCTTACAAGtatcatttagaaaaaaaattagaatgaaatgAGACCGTTTGGTTTAATACACCAAACAACAACGTTTCTTAGGGATTAATAACCTTccttcccttcttcttcttcttctcccgactctctctctctccctctctcatcaCAACATTGAAGGGACATCAAAAACTGACTAGGATCATGTCAAAACTGACGTCGTCGATTTTCTCTCACTTTACTGGCTAATTTTGTCCGCATATAAACATGTATATAAGTTGTcaattatattttggtttattactGAAACTGAACCAAAACAATCAGCTGTCACCCTTGCGaaacacaatatcaacaatGGAGGTGTTCACAAACCATGCGCGGACATGAAGAATAGTCGAGAAACATGGAGGCAAGGATGGTCAAGGTGGATGACATGATAAAGAAGCTGGCCATGGAGGTAAGAAGCCTCCGACAGGAAAATAAAGTCTTGCGGTGGGCAAACGATGAGTTTATGGAAGATGTAGGGCAAGTCAGAATGAACATGCTAAGTCACGAACCACTACCTAGGTTGACTCGGCAGAAGAGGAAAGAAGACAGATGCACCAGGAGTTATGAGAACTCATGGATAAATATATGGAAATGGCCAAGAAGATGGGCTCATCATCCTTCGTGGATCAACTGCTCACTAGCACCGACTTACCATTCAACATGGAAGTCATGGCGGCATCGCTCCTGCCCAAGTTCAAGGTCCCTCAGATGGAGATGTACGATGGGTCTATTGACCCCCCTCAAGCGCCTAGAGACTTTTAAGGCCCAAATGACCCTTTATGGGTTCCCAAGCGAGATTGCATGTCGGGCTTTTCCCCTGACGATGAAAGACACAGCAAGGGGATGGTTCAGGTTGTTACCCCCAGGACCCATCAACAGATTCGAAGAGTTATCCCACTTGTTCCTAACACAATTTATGGcaaacaagaaaaggaaaaggtcGATGTTGTACCTCTTGATCCTCAAAACACGACGACAAGAGTATGAAGACATACGTATTCAAGTTCAATAAGGTGCAAATGACAACAGACAACCAAGATGAGAACATTACCTTGGCTGCCGTACTGGGAGCTATTTGGTTGAGGAACTCGTTCATGCAAGAGTTGGCATGAAAGACCCCCATGACGATGTGGGAGTTCATGGACAATGTAGTCAACTTATTAACGTGGAGAACACCTTGTGAGACCTGACATTCCCAGGAAAATCGAGTTGGAGCAAGCCGACAAGAAGGCCAGGGGGTTGGCAAAAGGGAATGCCTGTGAAATAGTCAGGAAAGATTCACGGGACACCATGCCAAAAGGCAGTAAGTCAACTAGGGCGCAGCACATGGTAGAAAACGTGTGCACACTAGCCTTGTTGTGCAGAGGGGCCAACGGTACTCCTTGTACCACAAGACTAACAATGCAATACTAGGGCGACAGATGTTGAATAGCCTAAGGGCGATCACATTGACTTACAACCTCAAGATCAAGTTCCCCACCCCGTTAGGAGTTGACAAAGTGAAGGACGAACAACTTCTCACTCAGGAGTGCGACTCACAAGAGCTGAGAGGTAAGGGACAGGACGTGCTAACGCTCGACGAGATGATCGGCGCTGTGGGGGCTCCACTGCCCCGTAGCCTAAATGACCTGGATGAAGAAGTTCAAGATTAACAGACCCACTGGCAAGGCAAGCCAAATGAGCCCCTAAAGTTAATTCCTGTGGATCCTTCAAAATTGAGAAACACAGTGCAAATCGAGACTAGGATGAGTCCCAAGGTGAGACAGTCCATGAAGCAGCTCCTAGTTGAACACCAAGATGAGTTCTCCTGAAGCCATGAAGAAATGCCCAGGATCAACAATGTGTTCATCAAGCACCGACTGTGTGTGGACCCTTGAGGCCAAGAAGTTTCGACAAAAGTGGAGGAGCTGCAGTGCTGAGGAGTACACCGCCATAGTTGAGGAATTGTTGATTCCTCGCATCAATTTAATTGTCAATTCCACCGCCAGCCATTGTCTACTCAGCTTTATGGATGCCAACTCAGGGTATAACTAGATACGAATGAACCCAAACGATGAACAAAAAACTGAGTTCATCACTAACCGAGGGCTCCATGGTTACCAGGACTAACTTACCAACAATCAGTCCACCGAATGTTCAAAAACCAAATAGGCCTAACATGGAGGTGTACGTGAATGGCAAGCTAGATAAGAGCAAAGAACCCCCTGCAACACCTAGATGATTTGTGAGAAGCCTTCATGGTCCTCCGATAATATAAAATGAAGCTCAACCCACTAAAATGCTCATTTGAAGTGGAGTTAGGAACGTTCTCGGGCTTCATGGTATTCAAACAGGGAATTGAAACCAACATGGAAAAGGTTGTGGCAATAATGAACATGTCTTCTCCAAGATACATTAATTAGGCGCAAAAGTTGGTCGGGCGAGTGGCCGCTCTCTATTGTTTCATTTCCCGCTCAACAGATAAATGCCTGCCATTCTGCAAGGTCTTGAGGAAAGTGTAGGACTGGAATGACAAATGCAGCTAAGAATTTGATAAGTTAAAGGAGTACTTGACTTGTCCGTCGCTCATTagtcatgaagaagatttgCTCACATACCTATCAGTGTTGCCACACATTGTATCTGCAATCTTGGTTCAAGAAAGGGAGGGCCAATAGCATCCTATTTACTATACAAGTTGTGCGTTCAGAAGAGCTAAGGCAAGATACCCGCAACT
This Carya illinoinensis cultivar Pawnee chromosome 11, C.illinoinensisPawnee_v1, whole genome shotgun sequence DNA region includes the following protein-coding sequences:
- the LOC122282056 gene encoding cellulose synthase-like protein G2 isoform X2; translation: MDKSLSTSPARSPLLHRLRHARRTAFNRMFAAVYFCAILLLLYRHALKLIHSTTFASFLISLSFLISDTFLAFLWFTRQCFLMTIVYRDEYPENLQKALLLQKSSSDLPALDVFICTTDPYKEPPIRLVSTALSVMAYDYPTKKISVYVSDDGGYQVTLFACIEAAKFAYHWLPFCRKNNIIERSPEAYFAKNHSSWFSDTDEIQKMYESMKERVEKVLEKGKVGEEYITEEIERKAFSKWTNHGFTHQDHPSIIQVLLESGKNKDATNHLMPNLIYVSREKSKTSSHNFKGGALNVMLRVSATMTNAPIILNLDCDMYSNDPRTPLRAFCYLLDPKLKSQLAYVQFPQRFNGINKNDTYGSEYRRMFCCNPLGLDGMLGPDYLGTGCFFNRRAFFGGPSTIVSPEIPELGPNSVVDKFIQSQAVLELAHKVAGCNYEYKTKWGYEVGFRYGTLIEDFFTGLRLHCEGWRSIFCNPKRPAFLGDAPISLEDVLNQVQRWSIGNLQVAFSSFSPLTYGTRSLGTLMCLAYTHYCFWPTWFIPLTLYAFLPQLCLLHGLSIFPKLSEPSLILYVFLVLGAYGQDLLEFLIEEGTVQKWWNDQRMWMIRGLSAFGFGCLEFFLKCLGISTYGFGLTNKVIDDEQSKRYGQGMFEFGASSNMFVPLITAAIINLASFLMGLVQALRGSKMEGLFLQMFLAGFVVLNALPIYKAMVLRNDKGRIPFKTTATSTCLALTLYGLISLPLAN
- the LOC122282056 gene encoding cellulose synthase-like protein G3 isoform X5, with the translated sequence MDQSLSTSPARAPLLHRLRHARRTAFNRMFAAVYFCAILVLLYRHALKLIHSTTYASFLISLSFLVSDTFLAFLWLTRQCFLMTIVYRDEYPENLYKALLLEKSSSDFPALDVFICTTDPYKEPPMRLVSAALSVMAYDYPTERISVYVSDDGGSQVTLFACMEAAKFAYHWLPFCKKNNIIERSPEAYFATNHSSWFFDTVEIQKMYESMKERVEKVLEKGKVGEEYITEEIERKAFSKWTNHGFTHQDHPSIIQVLLESGKNKDATNHLMPNLIYVSREKSKTSSHNFKGGALNVMLRVSATMTNAPIILNLDCDMYSNDPRTPLRAFCYLLDPKLKSQLAYVQFPQRFNGINKNDTYGSEYRRMFCCNPLGLDGMLGPDYLGTGCFFNRRAFFGGPSTIVSPEIPELGPNSVVDKFIQSQAVLELAHKVAGCNYEYKTKWGYELSEPSLILYVFLVLGAYGQDLLEFLIEEGTVQKWWNDQRMWMIRGLSAFGFGCLEFFLKCLGISTYGFGLTNKVIDDEQSKRYGQGMFEFGASSNMFVPLITAAIINLASFLMGLVQALRGSKMEGLFLQMFLAGFVVLNALPIYKAMVLRNDKGRIPFKTTATSTCLALTLYGLISLPLAN
- the LOC122282056 gene encoding cellulose synthase-like protein G2 isoform X1, coding for MDQSLSTSPARAPLLHRLRHARRTAFNRMFAAVYFCAILVLLYRHALKLIHSTTYASFLISLSFLVSDTFLAFLWLTRQCFLMTIVYRDEYPENLYKALLLEKSSSDFPALDVFICTTDPYKEPPMRLVSAALSVMAYDYPTERISVYVSDDGGSQVTLFACMEAAKFAYHWLPFCKKNNIIERSPEAYFATNHSSWFFDTVEIQKMYESMKERVEKVLEKGKVGEEYITEEIERKAFSKWTNHGFTHQDHPSIIQVLLESGKNKDATNHLMPNLIYVSREKSKTSSHNFKGGALNVMLRVSATMTNAPIILNLDCDMYSNDPRTPLRAFCYLLDPKLKSQLAYVQFPQRFNGINKNDTYGSEYRRMFCCNPLGLDGMLGPDYLGTGCFFNRRAFFGGPSTIVSPEIPELGPNSVVDKFIQSQAVLELAHKVAGCNYEYKTKWGYEVGFRYGTLIEDFFTGLRLHCEGWRSIFCNPKRPAFLGDAPISLEDVLNQVQRWSIGNLQVAFSSFSPLTYGTRSLGTLMCLAYTHYCFWPTWFIPLTLYAFLPQLCLLHGLSIFPKLSEPSLILYVFLVLGAYGQDLLEFLIEEGTVQKWWNDQRMWMIRGLSAFGFGCLEFFLKCLGISTYGFGLTNKVIDDEQSKRYGQGMFEFGASSNMFVPLITAAIINLASFLMGLVQALRGSKMEGLFLQMFLAGFVVLNALPIYKAMVLRNDKGRIPFKTTATSTCLALTLYGLISLPLAN